GTCCGTTTTTAATATTTTCACTGTAAACTTTGCACAATAGATATTCCATTAATAATCTGCCTTTTCTGCTCTGGGCATCTTGGATTTGCATCATAAGGTTATTTGAGAAGTCCAAAATTTCTTCTGGAACCTCAACTTTATTGTATATTTCCAGATTTCCAAGTTTGAATGGCTCTAATGTAGTTTCTTCTCCCGCGTGCCAGACCCTGATTAACTCTCCGTTCCCATTGAAAATCGAATTGTATAACTTTATTAAAAAGCCCCTCTTAGGATGTATTCCCGGTCTTGCAGTGGTGCAAAAGCATATTGTGTAATTTGGATGTTCTTTTTTGAATAGCCTTTCTTCACTATTTTCGGTGACTTTGTAGAGGTATACCTCATCCTCCGTATACTGGTACCTAATGTTAGAATAGTACGTCATCAAATTCGTTTGGGATGGAACAATTTTCATGAATTCCTTTTTATAGGAATTGAGTTTCTCAGTCCAAGCCACGAACATATCGTAGAATTCATTATAGTTATATGCTTTATTTCGGACGAACACTTTTGTTATTCTCCCTTCATCTTTTCCAATCTTTATTTTTCCAGTTGTGGAAATGACACCTGTACCAATGAGCTCTTTTAAGTCATCTTGTTCTATGGGCAATAAAATGGGGAAAGAAAAGGTATCAAGCTCAATGTTGAGTTTTATTGATCCTAATGATTCCCACCCTACTTCCTCGGGCTCTATTCCCCAGAATTTTGCGTGCCCCTTACTGAGTCGCTTACTATATTCAAAGGCCGCAAAGAGCACATCCTTTTGAGTTCGTTTTATGATATCTGCTCGTATGATGTTTTTTGGATGCAACACCACTCTAACTGAATATAGTCCCTCCTCAATCTCAGCTAAAGAGGGATCTTTCCGACTATGAACTATTACCAAAACGTCTTTCATCTGAAGAACTCCAACTATGAACTTGTCTGCCTCTTTTGATTTTGTGTTTAGTGATGCCCTAAATGTATCTATCAGATATTCTACTTCATCGTCCCTTTTATTGGGATAGGAATCCATTATTTTTTTAATCCACTTCTTTACAGAGCTATTTTCTGGTTCAACATCATTTTCAAAGTCTCTCCATACTTCAATTTTCTTCTCCAACGCTCTTAATAAACTGTATATATCTTCCTCCACTGTTACCTCCTTGGAATTGAGAATGTCCTTCGTGCTCTTGCTGGGCTTTGTTGCAGATTTACTCCAAAAATATATTTTCATAGTCCATCCCCTCTAAATTTTCCACCCTAACGCCTCCATAACCTCCCTGATCTTTCCCGTCAGCTCTTCCTCCTCCCTGAGCAGCTTCCCCAGCTCTTCGCTGTACTCCCTCATCTTCTCATCAAAGGTTCTCCTGTCGTCGAACTCCAGTTTAACCCCGACGTACCTTCCGGGTGTTAGAGCGTACCCGTTGGCCGCTATCTCCTCGATGGTGGCGACTTTCGCAAAGCCCGTCTCGTCTATCTCGTCGAGCCTTCCTTCCTCAAAGAGTTTGAACTTATCGACGACCTTTTTGATGTGCTCGTCCGTCATCACGTTCTGCCGTCTGGAAACCTGAACGTAGAGGTCCTTCGCGTTGATGAAAAGCACTTTCCCCTTCATGTGCTTGGGCTTCTCCTTCCTTATGAACCACAGGGACACCGGGAGTGAGACGTTGTAGAACAGCTTCTGAGGCGCGGCCACTATCCCGTAGATAAGGTCGTTCTCGATTATGGCCTTCCTTATCTCACCCTCAACCCTTCCACCGGTAAGGGCTCCGTTGGCCATGACGAAGCCGGCTTTTCCCGTGGGCGCGGTGTGATGGATGAAATGGAGTATCCACATGTAGTTGGCGTTGTTGTTAGGGGGCACCGGGAGCCTCTTTCCTCCAAGCCTGAGCCTTGGATCGTCCGGCCTTATCCTGTCGGCCCCCCACTCACTGTCGTTGAAGGGCGGGTTGGCCACGACGTAGTCAAAGGTCATACCGGCGAATTTATCATCGTGGTAGGAGTCCCCTATTCTGATGTCCCCCTCGGCACCGCGGATTAGGAGGTTCATCTTCGTGAGCCTGTACGCCATCGGGTCGGAGTCCTGACCGTGTATCGATAACGTCAGGGGATCAATGCCGTCGCGCTCGAGCTTCTCAAGGGCCGAGACGAAAAAGCCACCGCTTCCGCAGGCCGGGTCGAGGATGGTTCCTCCCTTCACGTCGAGGACCTCGACTATTAACCGTGTGAGGGAGCGGGGCGTGTAGAATTTGCCCCCGAGCTTGCCCTCAACCTCCGTGAACTTTCCGAGGAAGTACTCGTAGATACGACCGAAGATGTCCTTAGCTTTATGGTCGTAGCCGAAATCAATCTCGGAAAACTTGTTGATGAGGTAGGTGTAATCGTGGTGGTCAAGGGGGGACTGAGTGTATATCTTCGGAATGACGTTCTTCAACCTGTCGGGGTACTTGTTCTCCAGCACCTCAATGGCGTTATCGATGAGCTCGGCGATGTTCGGCTGGCTCGCGTTCTTGACCAGATAATCCCATCGGGCCTCGACCGGAATGTAAAGGGCACCTCCGGAAAGGTAGAAGTCCTCATCCTCCAGCATCCGCTCCCGGAGGTCTTGATCGGGGATGTATAACTCACTTGAAGGGTCGGACATTAACTTCTTCAGCTCTTCCCTCCGCTCATAGAAGCTATAGCTAAGGGCACGGAGGAATATCAACCCCAGAACGACGTATTTATACTGATGAACCTCCATCTTCTTCCTGAGTTTATCCGCCACCTTCCATAGACGGT
The window above is part of the Thermococcus sp. P6 genome. Proteins encoded here:
- a CDS encoding type I restriction-modification system subunit M; the encoded protein is MPTIDEYLRKGPTQKAEKKRRGRKPKRHAEKKAPKVETELTPEFENRLWKVADKLRKKMEVHQYKYVVLGLIFLRALSYSFYERREELKKLMSDPSSELYIPDQDLRERMLEDEDFYLSGGALYIPVEARWDYLVKNASQPNIAELIDNAIEVLENKYPDRLKNVIPKIYTQSPLDHHDYTYLINKFSEIDFGYDHKAKDIFGRIYEYFLGKFTEVEGKLGGKFYTPRSLTRLIVEVLDVKGGTILDPACGSGGFFVSALEKLERDGIDPLTLSIHGQDSDPMAYRLTKMNLLIRGAEGDIRIGDSYHDDKFAGMTFDYVVANPPFNDSEWGADRIRPDDPRLRLGGKRLPVPPNNNANYMWILHFIHHTAPTGKAGFVMANGALTGGRVEGEIRKAIIENDLIYGIVAAPQKLFYNVSLPVSLWFIRKEKPKHMKGKVLFINAKDLYVQVSRRQNVMTDEHIKKVVDKFKLFEEGRLDEIDETGFAKVATIEEIAANGYALTPGRYVGVKLEFDDRRTFDEKMREYSEELGKLLREEEELTGKIREVMEALGWKI